In Streptomyces sp. P3, one DNA window encodes the following:
- a CDS encoding N-acetylglucosamine kinase: MGLTARVLAIDAGNSKTDVAVVAADGEVLATARGEGFRPPAVGVTAAMDALADTVTRAYGAAGVTAASHVSACLANADLPVEEEHLAAALHARAWGASVDVRNDTFAILRAGVAEPRGVAVVCGAGINCVGMRPDGRTARFPALGRMSGDWGGGWGLAEEALWHAARAADGRGGPTDLARALPAHFGLPSMYALIEALHLERVPPARRHELTPVLFATAAEGDPVARTIVDRLAQEVVTMAAVALSRLDLLEEETPVLLGGGVLTAGHGQLDDRVRELLAARAPKAVAHVVRARPVLGAALLGLDRTGAEAAAQDRTRAFFEG; the protein is encoded by the coding sequence GTGGGCCTGACGGCAAGAGTCCTCGCGATCGACGCGGGCAACAGCAAGACGGACGTCGCGGTGGTCGCGGCCGACGGGGAGGTCCTCGCCACGGCCCGCGGCGAGGGCTTCCGTCCTCCCGCGGTGGGCGTGACGGCGGCGATGGACGCCCTCGCCGACACCGTCACGCGCGCGTACGGGGCGGCCGGGGTGACGGCGGCGTCGCACGTCTCGGCCTGTCTGGCCAACGCGGACCTGCCCGTGGAGGAGGAGCACCTGGCGGCGGCGCTGCACGCGCGCGCGTGGGGCGCGTCGGTGGACGTCCGCAACGACACGTTCGCGATCCTGCGGGCGGGCGTGGCCGAGCCCCGGGGCGTGGCCGTGGTCTGCGGCGCCGGCATCAACTGCGTGGGCATGCGCCCCGACGGCCGCACCGCCCGCTTCCCGGCCCTGGGCCGCATGTCCGGCGACTGGGGCGGCGGCTGGGGCCTGGCCGAGGAGGCCCTCTGGCACGCGGCGCGGGCGGCGGACGGCAGGGGCGGACCGACGGACCTGGCGCGGGCGCTTCCGGCCCACTTCGGACTCCCGTCCATGTACGCGCTGATCGAGGCCCTGCACCTGGAACGCGTCCCGCCGGCCCGCCGCCACGAACTGACCCCGGTCCTCTTCGCGACGGCCGCGGAGGGAGACCCGGTGGCGCGCACGATCGTCGACCGGCTGGCCCAGGAGGTGGTGACGATGGCCGCGGTGGCCCTGTCCCGACTGGACCTGCTGGAGGAGGAGACGCCGGTGCTGCTCGGCGGCGGCGTCCTGACCGCGGGCCACGGACAGTTGGACGACCGGGTCCGGGAACTCCTCGCCGCGCGCGCCCCGAAGGCGGTCGCGCACGTGGTGCGGGCGCGGCCCGTACTGGGGGCGGCGCTGCTGGGCCTGGACCGGACGGGAGCGGAGGCGGCGGCGCAGGACCGAACGCGCGCCTTCTTCGAAGGGTGA